The Bacteroidota bacterium genomic sequence ACTAGCTTTTGTGCGGTACCTGCTTTCATTCGCGTTGAGCCAGTTACAAACTCAGGCCCTACCACTATTTCTACTGGGAATTTACAAACTTTAGCTATTGAACTTTCTGTATTACATACAATACAACCTGTGGAGATGCCTTTTGTATCGCACATTTGCAAGGCACCAAGCACATAAGGAGTAGAACCGCTAGCAGCAATACCTACTACGAAATCGCTTTCGGTTACATGGTATTCTTCCAAATCTTTCCATCCCTGTTCCATACTGTCTTCGGCAAATTCAACGGCTTTGCGGATGGCCTTGTCGCCACCTGCTATCATGCCTATTACCAATCCGTGGGGCACACCAAATGTTGGGGGGCATTCGCTGGCATCCAATATTCCCAATCGTCCGCTTGTACCTGCACCCA encodes the following:
- the murQ gene encoding N-acetylmuramic acid 6-phosphate etherase, with product MQKTTESDSNYNNLETMSTAELISNINREDQTVANAVSKALPHIGKLVDAVYEKLNNGGRLFYLGAGTSGRLGILDASECPPTFGVPHGLVIGMIAGGDKAIRKAVEFAEDSMEQGWKDLEEYHVTESDFVVGIAASGSTPYVLGALQMCDTKGISTGCIVCNTESSIAKVCKFPVEIVVGPEFVTGSTRMKAGTAQKLVLNILTTSVMIKMGRVKGNKMVDMTPTNNKLIDRGVRMIMEQLEVDEKQAVGLLQKHGSVRKAIDFFMV